In the genome of Trypanosoma brucei gambiense DAL972 chromosome 11, complete sequence, the window CATGCAGGTATGTGTTGGACCCAAGTGGTTAACTTTGCACGGACGAAGAGGCAAGGGGAAGGAATTTGCATGATGTGTTCTGAGGGATGAACCAAGGAATGAGTAAAAGTACGCGCGGTGGATTGGGTGCTGGTCAGCAGGCGATGCAAGAGGAGCTTCAAGTGGGAATTTGTTCGCTATTTCTTCGTACTTTTGTCTTGTATCGTTTGTAGTCTCATGTGGCTGGTTGGCAGGCTGCACCGCCGATTTGAACAAGGGCTCTGCGCTTGTGTGTACACATGCCCATAAACTTACATTTACATTTACTGATTTGTGTTTTCCAGTAGCCTCAGAGTGGGTTGTGGGGGCACCTTTCCACTGTAACTTGAGTAGTTGCAGCCTCTTAGTGTTGTGTTGCTGTAAAGTCATACTTACTGCTATTTATTTCtgtctttctttctgtcCTGTGCTGCTTTTCATCGTTCCACGGGAGGTGCATTAGCACAAGCAAGTGAAATAATCAGCAATAACACCACTGTCAAAGGATTAGTAGTAAATAAACGCAAGTCCTGGAGCTACTTGTTTTTCTCGTacctctttccccctttgtcgTTACCTGttcttgttttcatttggttACACAGGAGAGACCGCTTACGACCTGTACCACTGCAAGTGGTCTAATAGGCGCTTGTTTACCCGAATTTATTGTCATTTTCATCTGCTGTGATTTGCTTCCCGCCTTCACATGCCTGACAGCGAGGGTGCAGCTTCCATTCACGATGAGCGTCCTTCTGAAGTTCCAGAGGGCGGCTCTCCACTCGGTGAAGCAGCTATCACTTCAATGGCTAACGGCCATTCCAAGGTGAAGAGACGACGGATTCTTCAAAGGGAGATAGACAAATTCCGGCAGCAGAGTATTGAAAACGCGAAACAAACTGTAAGCAGAATAAAGGCGAGCGAAGTCGAGGTGAAGAGACGACGTGAACAGGATGCCGAGACGAGGGCAAAAAGGGCTGAAGATGTGAAGAAATCTTTGGAGGAGGAGCGTCTTTTTCTACAAAAGGTGCGTGAAAGGGAGGAGCAACGCAAGGTTGCCCAGGTTAAACTCCTTCGGACAAGCACTCCGCCACGCGAAGAGGTTAGAAGACGCATCGAGGAAGACCGCAGGAAAAACCGAGAGCGTGTACAAGCTGAGAGTGAGAAACTTCTGGCTGCTGcacgtgaggaggaggagaggcgAAGGGAAATGATCCTTAAGAGGAagcaagaggaggaggaggccccACGGAAACAGCGAAACGCTGAGCTGGAAAGGAAGGCAAAGGAGCTTGAGAACCTCAAGAAATCGTTGGAAAGGGACCGCCAGGCTATTCGGAAAGcacgtgaggaggaggagcgacGCAAAGCGCGGGAGGTGCGGATACTTCGCAGGATTGAAAAAGACTGGTGCGCGGAGGCTGTGAAAGAGTCTTTGGAGCATCGGCGAAAGATCAAAGAGCGTGTACAAGCTGAGAGTGAGAAACTTCTGGCTGCTGcacgtgaggaggaggagaggcgAATGGAGATGATCCTTAAGAGGAAGCAAGGTGAGGAGGATGGCCCACGACGGGTGCAAGAGTCTGAGCTTgagaagcaaaggaaggcAAAGGAGCTTGAGAACCTCAAGAAATCgttggaagaggagcgtcttTTTCTCAGAAAGATGCgcgaagaggaggagcaaCGCAAGGTTGCCCAGGTTAAACTCCTTCGGACAAGCACTCCGCCACGCGAAGAGGTTAGAAGACGCATCGAGGAAGACCGCAGGAAAAACCGAGAGCGTGTACAAGCTGAGAGTGAGAAACTTCTGGCTGCTGcacgtgaggaggaggagaggcgAAGGAAGATGATCCTtcagaaaaaacaaggggaggaggaggccccACGGAAACAGCGAAACGCTGAGCTGGAAAGGAAGGCAAAGGAGCTTGAGAACCTCAAGAAATCGTTGGAAAGGGACCGCCAGGCTATTCGGAAAGcacgtgaggaggaggagcaacgCAAGGTTGCCCAGGTTAAACTCCTTCGGACAAGCACTCCGCCACGCGAAGAGGTTAGAAGACGCATCGAGGAAGACCGCAGGAAAAACCGAGAGCGTGTACAAGCTGAGAGTGAGAAACTTCTGGCTGCTGcacgtgaggaggaggagaggcgAATGGAGATGATCCTTAAGAGGAAGCAAGGTGAGGAGGATGGCCCACGACGGGTGCAAGAGTCTGAGCTTgagaagcaaaggaaggcAAAGGAGCTTGAGAACCTCAAGAGGCGTCTGGAGAAGGATCGTCTTGCCCTCCAGAAGATTCGTAAGGAGGACGACAGCGTTGACGAGACCGCAATGGCGGAGAATGGAATCGTGGAACTGCTTGAAGTCGCCCACGCTGTCGtcgaggaaggggaaaaggttcTGCTGCAAAGAAAGCATACCACCAGGGAGGTCAGCACACCGAGGCGCATGGAAgtggagaagaagaaagcgaAGGCAGTGGAGGATATAAAGAAAGCCCTTGAGGAAGAGCGCTTGGCTCGGCAGAAGGAACGTGAGCAGGAGGTCCAACGCAAGGCGGAGCAGGTTCGACTGTTACGCGAGAAGATGAAGCAGCGACGCGAGGACCTGCTGAGGGcgcaggaggaaaaaaggaaaaaggcaGCTGAGGGCATTTGGGAGTTCGTGCCCGTTTCGTAGAATATCTTCCGTTCGTACTCTCGTGAATGTTGGGACGCTTTCTCGTTTtatctttgctttttctacTTGCTTTATCCACACTTTCTTTCCATGGGTGgatattcctttttatttttgtgcggtGGTCTAAAAAGATGTTGAGTGGGAAAAGTTGCTGTTATTACTGAAagtatatgtttatgttgaaacaaaaaaaagaggcaacaaTTAAAATGTCTCATTTTTTCCATGAAGGCCTCTTTTACGAGAAGAAAGGATATATAACTGACGGTTGAGGTCGTGTGTCTCAACCCCGGacagtttctgttttttgtttttactccCTTTTTGGTCACCAACGTGATCATTGTATCTGCTCGTCGTTGGTGCCGTGATGATAAGAATACGTTTAGGTGATGCGAAGCACGATGTAGGGAAGATGTGGTGGTGGCTGCGCTTGTATATGGACGTTGGATTGAGGTTTTGCCgaatatacatatttttttttctaccgttgcccccccccctcaccACCACTTCTGAAATCTTGGGAAGGCGAAAGTGTGAAGTGTTTGAGAAGTGGAGGATTGTGCCATGACAGGCTTGTAATTTTGCGGTAGCCACGGCAGGTGAGTTGCTGCTGTGGGCGTGGGCGTGTGTATATTGCTCGTACAATTGTTCTCTTGTTATTTTACGTGAGAGCATCTGCAGAGCACTAGCTCACGTCCAAGCTTCTTCACTCCATGTAATGCTTAAGTTTTAatttcactcttttttctttgtcaaaACCTACCCTGTTTTCACACGTCTTTACGcatctcttccttcttttcgaaTTCGGTGTAATTTGtctgtgttgctgttttacCTTCTTTTGGGGAATTACTTCTCAAATAACTAAgcagggaaggaggagacaACATGAGGAAAGAACTCTGCAGGGCAAATGTGTAGAATCTCTGTTATACGTACGCCAAAAGATTTGTTCGTACAGAGTCAGAGGGGGTGATGATAAATTTTCTTGAAGATAGAGGAGAGTTAAtgcatttttcatttcatccctttcctttttcatcccTCGTTTTTTCTCCTATTTGATGTTTTCCATGTTTTCCTCCGCGGTGTTTCCGTAGCCGAACATGTCGTGTGGTGTGTGAAGGGGTGCGAtccttttccccatcatCAACAATGAAACAAGAGGAATGTGAAAAAGATAGGTGAAAGAACAGAGAGGAAAAGGGTGAGAAAACTGTGAGGGGGGCCGTTTGGGCCAAGCAGCCCGTCTCATCGTGCCTTTCACACCTATCGAATGTGGTGGTGTGCCCCCtatcttttctgtttctgtaaGGGGAATCTGACGGtacccccctctctctctctctctgtatgtgtgtgtgtaatttCCTTTTGCCCTGCTTCCTGCGCCACAGCGGCCTCGAGGTATAACTGAGCGTGATGTCTCTGCCTTCCCCTAGGCGGGGTCGGATGTAACTTTATGTGGAGAAAGAGATAGCCGATCGAGTGattttgaaagaaaagaagcctTACCTCCATGTCTCGGAATTAGGGATGTGCCTGTACACGTATCTATGTATTTAAATGTAGTTGTGTTTAACatggagggaagaagaggagggaacaATGAAAGGACAGCAGACGGTGAGGGTAATGTGACACAATGTGATTGTAGGCACTCACTTGTACGGTAAGTGGAAGTGTTAGGTAGCAGATACGGATAAACATTTGCTGCCGGAGGAAGCAGTTTGGGGTTGTGGtgacttttcttctttctttctattttttctctattttgctgttgtggttGTCAATGAAAAATGGTAGGAGAAGGTGCCGCTGCGcgcacttttttgtttctcttgttATTTGGCTTTCAGATTTTATACCATATCTGTACTCTCACTGTAGCGGTTGCCTGTATTCTGTTGCACGCCCTGTGGCACAAAGTCGCCCAAAACAACGGGAAACATTGCTTTGTGCATGCTACGGACGGGTAAAGTTTCGATAATACCATTTCGTACCTCACTGTTCCGTAAGCTTCAGGCACAGCCACGAGGATATTTGACAcctatcattttttttatatttcttcttttttttccaatttcAAAAGCGTCAACTTCATGAGGAATGCGATAGCAGATGCGACGAGCAGCCACTTGGAAGGACCCACCACTCTTGTGTTTGTCTATGGTACTCTCCAGCGTGGAGAGAACAACTACCCCTGGTGGTTGGCCAACCCACGGCATGCCGCCTTCATTACTGTGGCGATAACTAGGAGGCGGTATCCATTATTTGTCAATCTGCTTCCTGGGAGCAGTTCCTGTTCGCCCTGTTTACTCAACCTTCCggaagaaggggaggaaGATTTTCCCGAAGGTAGTTTTGCAGGTGTTGATAGTGACGGTCGTGTGACGGCGCATCATGTCGTGGGTGAATTGTTTGCGGTCACGGAAACTATGAAACGGTGGCTTGATGTGCTGGAGGACGTGGAAACAGGGTTATATAGCGTTGGTACCATAGATGTTGTTCCCCTCGACAACGCGCAGTTTGTAGAGAGAGTACTGCTTGTCGGGGAGGGCGAGGCGATACGTGCGCTGGTTTACTTCCGTGAAAGGGATTATTCAGAGGACTGGAGGAGCCCTAGTCCCAAGTGCGGCTCGACGTTGTTGAGGCGATTTTCAGCATCGGAATGCGTGCGGATTTATGGTCACCGTTTCACTGGGTCGCCTGCCCACCTCCGGGGGGCGGTGGGGTTGAGGGAAGGCCTTGAGCGGATTGGTCACCGGAGTCCCACAGCTACCCCCGTCAACCCGAAGCCCATCGTACTATTCATTATTGACGGGATTGGGGACGTCTCATATCCGGGGTTGGGTCACCGCACCCCTCTTGAGGTCGTCTCCGGTTGTCCCTCCCGTGGCGAGGGTAGTGGCGGCACTGGTCAAGGCGACGATGAAACATTCGATAAATTTGTAGCCCCTGGAATCAATGTGGTGACACGACATGGTGTCAGTGGTGTCATGGATGTTTTTGAAGCTGGTGTCACTTGCGGCAGCGATACGGCACACTTGTCAATTTTCGGCTATCCCCCCCAGCAGTATTACAGGGGTCGCGGAGCATATGAAGCCTTGGGAGCGGGGTTACACCTCGATGAGGGTGATATCGCCTTCAAATGtaatttttctgttttagATGAGAACACAGGCATCGTGCTGAAGCGGCGCTGTGATCGCGACTTCACACGTGAGGGGCCAATTCTTTGCGAGTTCCTTGACGGTGTGGTCGTTGAAGTCGAGCCCGAACACGAGATAGGCGAAGTGAAGACCCACACGCTGAAGGTGCGCTACGCGACAGAGCACCGCTGCGGTGTGGCCATCACTGGTAACGGCCTCTCACATAAGATCACAGGGACAGACCCTCTCGCTGATGATCGTCCGCTGCTTCACTGCAAACCGACTGTGCCACCTGGCCACGAGGAGTACGAGGCGGCACTTTACACTAGCCGTGTTGTCAATGCGGCATCGGAGCGTGTGAACGAGTTACTGCGGTGCCACCCAATTAACGAAACCCGGCGCGTAGAAGGGAAACAAGTTGCAAATATTGTTCTTTTCCGCGGTGCCTCAAACAAGGGATGGGTTCCACCGTTTACGGTACGCCATGGACTTAACGGCTTCATCGTGAGTCCCACATGCATCATAAAAGGATTAGGCATCTGTTGTGGACTAAGCTCTGTGGATGCGGAGGGGGCTACTGGCGATTGGCACACAAATGTCAACGCCAAAGTGGATGCCGTACTAAAGGAACTGGGAGTTGCGAATTTGGTGGAGAAAGGTAGCGGTGATAATACCGAAGAAATCACTGCATCTCCATACAATTTTGCTGTGCTCCATGTGAAGGGTGTCGATGACGCTGGGCATGAGTGCAGTTTAACGCACAAATTGGTGATGCTGAAGAAGTGTGGTGATGCCATGCAGCGGTTGTGGGATGCCCTTCCCACCGGAAGCACAATGGTAGTGTTGGCAGACCATTCCACACCAATTTCTCTAGGGGACCACAGCTGTGAACCGGTGCCCGTTTCTCTGGCAACTAAGGGGTCTGAAATCACGGATGGTGTGCAGTTCTATAGCGAGGTCGAATGTGTTGCAGGAGCTCTCGGACGGTTCCGCGGTGAGGTTCTAATGGACGTTGTCAAGCGTGCGCACCATTGGTATCACTACCGCCAGTAACGGTGCAGCTGCCACAACTAATAAGCATgtgggggaagaaaaattttcttcttgtggaTGCTTATCGGATGCTCATCGCACACCGTTGGAAGAGTCAGGGTCGCTGGGGCGGTGCCTCCCGTGTAACTTCCACCGCGAGTCGGTTCCTCGTATATACACTCGTAAATACGCTTTCTGTACTGTTTCCCCCTGAATCAGCACCTGTAAGTACTGTAGTTACCGCCATCTGccgtcttctttttcttatttcgtGTGACTACTGGTGTTTCCAGCCGGGGGCAACGAGCTtgcttatatttttttttgccaggAGACTCTTCAGTAGGGGCGAAGGTTAATCAGGTataggaaagagaaagcatATATTCCCTATCTGTTGTTTTGTACTCGATTCCGTGCCGAAGGTGCTAGCAAACTTTAAGTAAAGCGCGCACTGGTGCTGTTTGCTCCTTTGCCCTCGCGGCCGACGTCACCGTAATAGGAACTGCCCAGGAAGGAGCAGAGATCGGCCTGGGAAGCGTCAAAATCCCAACCCCAGCGGACTGTTTGCCGAGATGTAAACAACTCTGCGGTGGCAGGGGATGAGAAGATGGGGGCGAGGAGGTTGGCGGAGATGGCAGTAGTGGTAGTAGAGACAGTAGTTATAATCAACCGCCTAATACTATTATGAACGATCTGTCCGCAGTCGGCgaccgcagcagcagcgcagTGACGGAAGGTAGTGCAATCTCTAGTGGCTCTGGTGGCACCGCGGCGGCTACAAGCAGCGATTGTACTCCAACTACCTCCCGTGCTCGAAGTGTGGTTCAGGAGCAGCTGTCTCGGACAACTTCACTTCTTGAAGATGTCCATCCGTGTGTGCAGGCAACTGGTGGTGACCTTGGTAAGGACTCGACGAGTGACCTGGGTTGCCCCTATGCGGTTACAGTCGGAAGGACGCCCCACCGGGAGCTGGGGCCGCCCCCCTCAGGGGGGGGTTCGTCGACGACGCTAAACACTGGGAATTCTGAAGTTCCTGCGGCGACGCATCTCCCCCAACAAGGCGGGGAGCATGAACTGAACCTCGATGCGTGCATTCATCCCAAACAAGTGGCCTTTCTCACTGGAATCGGGGAAATGGCACGGCAGCATGCTCGTCAGCACAGGCAGCAGAACCGCGCCACCAGGAGACGTGACGACGCCTCGGCATGCAGCAGCTCCTGTTCCGACACAGAACGTCATGCAGCCCGACTTTCTGTTGGAGCACTGATTAGCGCTGAAGGACAGCGCGTTCGCATGCATCTTGTACAGGCGGCAGCTTCGGCGTCGTCATCTGGTTGCCAAGCGGACAGCAGTAGCTCCGAAAAACGGAGTTGCGAGGGAATTTGTGGTCGCTATCAGACAGCCTTCAGTCTTTGCACAATTATTTCTGCCTTTCAACCCCGTAAGGCTTCCTATTGGCAGGATGACCACCTTGTGGAGCCCTATCACGGCGAAAGTTATGGACCCATTGCACAGCGCTCTCGTTTCAATAAAAGCGATGACAACAGCGTTAGTGGGGAAAGGGACGATGATGTTAACAGAAGTGGTCCCGCGGCAGACGGTGGCCTTCTGTACAATGCCGCGTCCTCCGCGGAGAACGGCGACTATAACGATGAGAACTTTGAACCAGCAGACGGCGCACCGAGCGATGTTGCGGATGATGATCGTGCGATGAGATCCTACGGCAAGATGCTGATCCACAATGGTTGTCGCAGCGACAATGTCTTTAGTGACGCCTTTTTCCTCGATAAGGGCAACATTACCGGTGGAGAGCGACGCAAGAAGCTGATCGTTTTGCACTCCTACCGTGCCTCTGTCATCTCTTTTGTTGACAAAAAAGTTCTGAAGAAGGACATCAATAATCACTTCTACGTTCAGCACCCAGAGTTGGAGGTTCGTGAAATCAAGCTAACTCACATGCGAGCTATACGCACGGATTTGCTGAATCTCGCGTTGGAAGAGAATTCTCCAGTTGAATTAGCCACTGTGGCGTATGCAAACTGGTACTTTGAGCGGCTTATCATGCGCGGAATGGTTGGTAAGCGGAACCGTCGTCTTGCACTTGCCGTCTGTCTTTTGTTGGCAATCAAATTTGTCGAGACAGGTGATGTACACCGCAAGATACAGTATCTGAAGGCGCGCATTCGGCACGACGACGCATTCAAGGGGGTGACGTGGCAGAAAACACAAGAGTGGGAGTTCTGTGCGTACGTTGGGCTCGAGTTCAcacttcttccttcccccGGAAACCGTGTTGTCGAAACTCACCTGGAGCGGTTACTTGCTCAAGTGAACTTGACATCCCAAGAGTATTACAGTAAGAAGTTTGCGTGGCCCTAATGACAGTTAGACGAGGAAAAGTAGGAGTAGTGAAGGCATAAGGGGATAACACGGTTTGGAGTAGGAAGTACAGATATAAAGCACgagagaaagaaggaagaaaccatTGGCAGAGATAAACCTTGGGATACAGGAAGTGCTTGTTGACGTGTTAAGGGAGACGACTCTTCCGTTACTATACTATGCAGCCAAGGTTACTAGTGGAAACAAGGAgaggtaatttttttttttttgaatctgCGGCGATGGCTGCGCTTGACTTCTAATTctcagggggggggggagtagAGGGATAAAGGATAAAAGAAGGGTGTAGTAAGGACGGTTCAAAATAGCAGCTCCCCGCTCCTGTATTCACAGCCTGCCCGTCCGGAACGTATATGACTGCATGTCAGTATCTGTGTGAGTTTCTCGGGACATGAAAGATGGGGCTGGGCGGAAGTTGCTGTAGCACCACGTGAACCGTGGGtgagaaagacaaaaacagcTCAGTATCGCCCGACTGGCTTCCGGATCCTCCGCATCTCGGTtgtcattcatttttttaatttttatttgttttccatcGGCAGACGCTAGAGAGAGATTTGTGAGGATTGTAGAAGCGAGGGGAGAGGAGCGATGGTACATTTCCAAGTATTAACGACTGCGTGGGTGGTGGTAAATGACAGTGAGGCTCCATGGgttgagaagaaaaagagagaacaTGGAAAAGTGCTAGTTGTAGTTGAGCTATGGAGAGCACATTCTCAAGTGTTACGCACGTTTAGCCGCGtaaacttttgttgttttagaGTACGCATGCTTCGGTTCCATCACTTCCGCAGTCATCgctttctttgccttttgtTGCACAGCTTCATTTGTTGATTTTGCGACTGCAAATAATGTGTAACTCAGCGGACGCGTCGtccaaaggaaaaaacaacaacaactcagGGGCGCAAGAAAGCGAGAGACTCGCTGCCGTTTTCGTTGGTGTGCGGTGGATTGAATAAACTCTTTGCAATCAGGAAGGTGTGTGTATCAGTCTCAGTTTTATCCTCCTCACTACATGCTCATGTAGAGCTATTGCTTCGGTGTTTCGGGAGGGGGTAATGTTTTATTCTCCCTTTTGGCGTTGTTCTGGTTTCCAATCTACAGAGAGAATCTTTTGTTGCCGCAACCGTTAACGATCTTTGATTCGCATGAATATTACCGATGAACGGTGATACATTCGTagttgtttgttcttttatGTGTTTCATACTGAGAGCAGGTACCTATGAATTGTTTACAGCTAAGAGTAGTGTCAATTCGCAACGAAAGGGTGTAGTCGGTGGAAAATAAAGCGTGGGTAGCTCGTTTGGCTTGGGAAGGACTCGCCGATGGCAAACTGTACGACTCAGGCATCCGATGAGGAGAATGGTTTGGCGTTTTTGTGTTGGCGTCGTTGCTTGTcgctcctccttccctcccaCTGCGCAGTGCAAGGGAAGACCGTTGACGAGATGTGGATGCGGTACATTTTTGACCGATACACGGAGCCACAAAGGTACTATCACACAATGGCACATGTTGAAGAGATGTTGAATTACTTTCTTCAATACCAGAAGGGAACCCGCCCAGATCATAGGCTGCCAGAGGACGGTGCGAGGTGTCTCGCTTTGGAACTTGCGGTACTGTTCCATGATGTTGTGTACGACCCGAAGCGCGGTGACAACGAGGAGTGCAGCGCAGATTGGTTCTCTGCCTTCTGGGAGGAGTGCCGAGAATTGGCTGTTTCATGGGAAACTAAGATGACAAGTGAAGACGATCGGttacagcagcagcagagggAGAAGTTGATATGGCACAACGCCAAGGCCGCTATGGACATTAAGATGACAGTGGTGGATTTTATTCTCCGTACGAAGCACCACATGTCTGTCGAACCGTGTTACAGGAGAGACTTGCCTGGCGGGGGCGAGGGCGCTTTGGAGACGGGAAACCCACCACCGGatcttcatttgtttcttgaCCTCGACTTGGCAATCCTTGGAAGTGAAGCCGACAGGTACATGCGGTATGCGAGTGATGTGAGACGAGAATACGCGTGGTACAGCGATGAAGAATTTTCGCGGGGTCGCATTGCCTTTTTACAAGGGTTTCTGAATTACCCGCAGTGGTACAAAACTAAATATTTTTGCGATGCGATGGAGGAAACGGCGAGAGCTAACGTAACGGCAGAGCTGAAGTTGTTGGAGGAACGGCTTGGGAGAACCGCGTAATTCCTTGTGTTCATTTCGTCTGTGCGCGTGGGCTAGGGTTTGCTCCTGCGTTTCGTCAGTTATTTTCCCACAGCCCTGCCACTTGCATCAAAACAGAACCCATTCAGTTTGGTGACTTATTTTACCTCGTTATGCTTGACTTTTGGCTCTAACGCATTATCTTTGCATTGCGTTGTAGTAATTGTGGCTTCTCGTTGCCCTCTTCCAGGCGTTTCTGCGCAGCGTGTAGCTCGTGATGTAGGGCGCAAGCTTTCGATCCCTCCCATACATCTGTATGTTTCTTCATAACGGCTTCTTACAATTATATGCTCTCGTTCTCCTTTGTCTAcattcccccccccattgCTAACTCATTGCCGTCGTTTGATGATAACCACCGTCCTGTCCACCATCTTTATTGTGATGCGTGGGAAAATAGACTCCATTAACGCACAATTGTATTCGATAACAGCAGTATGTCTGAGTTCCAAAGGTTTGTTAAGCTTCTTGAGCAGACAGATGGCCGCGACAAGATTCTAAAGGCATTTTCTGGTGTCTTTAAGGCACTTGGCTCCCTCGACACCTGTCAGAGCCGCTCAAGTGCGTTTGGCGCCGTCGGGAAGTCTATTGGAGACGCCCGTTGTCTCCTTCGTATGGCGAAGTGGGTGGGTGATGTGCCCAAGATGCAGAATGCCATTCAGGATTGCAGGGCAAAGGGCAAGGTCAACATGAAAGAGGTCTTGAAGTTCCTCCGCGTGCTGTGCAACTTCCTCTATGTGCTCGGCGACAATGTGGCCTTCGTCGCCCGCTACAATTTGTTGGCTTTGCGGCACAAGAGCATCCACCTAAAGGCAAAAACAGCGCAATTCTGGGGATTCTTCCTTGCCGCTgtgcttgatgttgttgcccTTTACGGTGCGCTTCAGAAGCGTGCGAGTGACCCCGCCACAAGCAAGAAGGAGATGAAGGCAGCACTTATCAGTTTCGTAAAGGATGCCTCGGACACCCTCGTAACAATGGCCTTTGTTGGTTACCTCCGTGAAGTCTGGCGACCCAGCGCGACAACTTCTGGAGCTCTCACTGCAGTTGCTGGTGGTGTTGCAACGTATTTGAACTGGAACAAGATCAAATAGACAAGGGTCACAGGCTGCCAGCCGCCGGAAACTGGCTGCTGCGCGAcgtgaaaaggagaaaagaaaagtgaaaaaaacataaaggaagaaagggttATTGATAGCGGCAATACGCGTTCACGCCAATTTGCAAGTAGGTGCTAGGCACTGGACGGGGTGAACAAACGGGTGAGAAAGCAGCAAAGAGAcaatgtttatatatatatatatatatatatatatatatgttcatCATCCCGAGTTGTGATGCAACGCCTAGAGGAAAGGATGAGGTGGAAGTGTCCGCTCGCATgcgcatatttatttactcatttttttttttataattaaCTTAAACAAGAGAAGGGATCCCCCGTTCATTCTCCAAATATATTTGGAGTGGGGTCTGGTCATGAGAGAGTGCTTTTCTCACtgttttgttcatttttctttacccACTCTTAGCtgactccaaaaaaaaaacttggagcgaggagaaagaaaaagaggggggtgATAGGGGATAGTGGGGGGAAGAGAGTAAAATGTGCAGTGAGAAGGCCACCAGAACCGAAATGAGTAATGTAAAGGAGAGACCTGTGGAGTGTGGGAATGGGGTACTCCACACAGAT includes:
- a CDS encoding Trichohyalin, putative; translation: MPDSEGAASIHDERPSEVPEGGSPLGEAAITSMANGHSKVKRRRILQREIDKFRQQSIENAKQTVSRIKASEVEVKRRREQDAETRAKRAEDVKKSLEEERLFLQKVREREEQRKVAQVKLLRTSTPPREEVRRRIEEDRRKNRERVQAESEKLLAAAREEEERRREMILKRKQEEEEAPRKQRNAELERKAKELENLKKSLERDRQAIRKAREEEERRKAREVRILRRIEKDWCAEAVKESLEHRRKIKERVQAESEKLLAAAREEEERRMEMILKRKQGEEDGPRRVQESELEKQRKAKELENLKKSLEEERLFLRKMREEEEQRKVAQVKLLRTSTPPREEVRRRIEEDRRKNRERVQAESEKLLAAAREEEERRRKMILQKKQGEEEAPRKQRNAELERKAKELENLKKSLERDRQAIRKAREEEEQRKVAQVKLLRTSTPPREEVRRRIEEDRRKNRERVQAESEKLLAAAREEEERRMEMILKRKQGEEDGPRRVQESELEKQRKAKELENLKRRLEKDRLALQKIRKEDDSVDETAMAENGIVELLEVAHAVVEEGEKVLLQRKHTTREVSTPRRMEVEKKKAKAVEDIKKALEEERLARQKEREQEVQRKAEQVRLLREKMKQRREDLLRAQEEKRKKAAEGIWEFVPVS
- a CDS encoding glycosomal membrane protein, putative; the protein is MSEFQRFVKLLEQTDGRDKILKAFSGVFKALGSLDTCQSRSSAFGAVGKSIGDARCLLRMAKWVGDVPKMQNAIQDCRAKGKVNMKEVLKFLRVLCNFLYVLGDNVAFVARYNLLALRHKSIHLKAKTAQFWGFFLAAVLDVVALYGALQKRASDPATSKKEMKAALISFVKDASDTLVTMAFVGYLREVWRPSATTSGALTAVAGGVATYLNWNKIK
- a CDS encoding cyclin dependent kinase-binding protein,putative is translated as MNDLSAVGDRSSSAVTEGSAISSGSGGTAAATSSDCTPTTSRARSVVQEQLSRTTSLLEDVHPCVQATGGDLGKDSTSDLGCPYAVTVGRTPHRELGPPPSGGGSSTTLNTGNSEVPAATHLPQQGGEHELNLDACIHPKQVAFLTGIGEMARQHARQHRQQNRATRRRDDASACSSSCSDTERHAARLSVGALISAEGQRVRMHLVQAAASASSSGCQADSSSSEKRSCEGICGRYQTAFSLCTIISAFQPRKASYWQDDHLVEPYHGESYGPIAQRSRFNKSDDNSVSGERDDDVNRSGPAADGGLLYNAASSAENGDYNDENFEPADGAPSDVADDDRAMRSYGKMLIHNGCRSDNVFSDAFFLDKGNITGGERRKKLIVLHSYRASVISFVDKKVLKKDINNHFYVQHPELEVREIKLTHMRAIRTDLLNLALEENSPVELATVAYANWYFERLIMRGMVGKRNRRLALAVCLLLAIKFVETGDVHRKIQYLKARIRHDDAFKGVTWQKTQEWEFCAYVGLEFTLLPSPGNRVVETHLERLLAQVNLTSQEYYSKKFAWP
- a CDS encoding 2,3-bisphosphoglycerate-independent phosphoglycerate mutase-like protein, putative; the encoded protein is MRNAIADATSSHLEGPTTLVFVYGTLQRGENNYPWWLANPRHAAFITVAITRRRYPLFVNLLPGSSSCSPCLLNLPEEGEEDFPEGSFAGVDSDGRVTAHHVVGELFAVTETMKRWLDVLEDVETGLYSVGTIDVVPLDNAQFVERVLLVGEGEAIRALVYFRERDYSEDWRSPSPKCGSTLLRRFSASECVRIYGHRFTGSPAHLRGAVGLREGLERIGHRSPTATPVNPKPIVLFIIDGIGDVSYPGLGHRTPLEVVSGCPSRGEGSGGTGQGDDETFDKFVAPGINVVTRHGVSGVMDVFEAGVTCGSDTAHLSIFGYPPQQYYRGRGAYEALGAGLHLDEGDIAFKCNFSVLDENTGIVLKRRCDRDFTREGPILCEFLDGVVVEVEPEHEIGEVKTHTLKVRYATEHRCGVAITGNGLSHKITGTDPLADDRPLLHCKPTVPPGHEEYEAALYTSRVVNAASERVNELLRCHPINETRRVEGKQVANIVLFRGASNKGWVPPFTVRHGLNGFIVSPTCIIKGLGICCGLSSVDAEGATGDWHTNVNAKVDAVLKELGVANLVEKGSGDNTEEITASPYNFAVLHVKGVDDAGHECSLTHKLVMLKKCGDAMQRLWDALPTGSTMVVLADHSTPISLGDHSCEPVPVSLATKGSEITDGVQFYSEVECVAGALGRFRGEVLMDVVKRAHHWYHYRQ